From Coffea arabica cultivar ET-39 chromosome 2e, Coffea Arabica ET-39 HiFi, whole genome shotgun sequence, the proteins below share one genomic window:
- the LOC140036910 gene encoding protein VASCULAR ASSOCIATED DEATH 1, chloroplastic-like produces the protein MAAVASEKVVEPSLTPSPALSMSRTPSRQVSNATASDPSFAETPDRPSSLDRSPSSSRQLVDSQNQLFLRSEEYRQLFRLPQDEVLIQDFNCALQENFLLQGHMYLFAHYICFYSNLFGFETRKIIPFNEVTSVRRAKAAAIFPTAIEIIAGEKKFFFTSFLSRDEAYKLINDGWSQNNRDIKSIADEQESTTGSNSLENGCAIVEKVESCRQSVDESNLIERDKDGLTPDDVVPQANGEPEIVSTSIQQQDIAENNVENVQNIDCSASGKSLAWELVDYDPPQVPEGFTMVADSKFPVTVEEFLEFFFSDQAVDFQDSFHRKCGDRDFKQTEWRPHEKSGYTRDVSFQHPIKIYFGAKFGSCQVVQQYRVYKNCHFILETSQEISDVPYADYFRVEGLWHVERDGDESKRGCILRVYVNVNFSKKTMWRGKIVQSTIEESREAYATWIDLAHQLLKQKNLEVKEGNLIQSNQAQGKKEERNVGSLEKSNEAVEANLSRALPISKDVYQHPIVPPGRGHPGSASVAPFSDLLVKFYSALKNQNPVSLFLVIGIAVILLLMQASILTLLSRPQQIHVVPQADWMYSINRGASESGGEIALLDKQITHLKEELHMVETLLDKMQHEHALLKLRLSDLERSRKRQK, from the exons ATGGCGGCAGTGGCGTCGGAGAAGGTGGTGGAGCCCTCACTTACCCCGTCGCCGGCGCTTTCCATGAGCCGTACACCTTCACGACAAGTCTCCAATGCGACCGCCTCGGACCCCTCCTTTGCCGAAACACCGGATCGCCCTTCCTCCCTCGATCGCTCTCCTTCCTCTTCTAGACAGCTCGTCGATTCTCAG AATCAGTTATTTTTGAGAAGTGAAGAGTACCGGCAACTGTTTCGTCTTCCCCAGGATGAA GTTCTTATTCAAGACTTCAATTGTGCATTGCAAGAGAATTTTCTTCTTCAG GGTCACATGTACCTGTTTGCTCATTATATCTGCTTTTATTCCAACCTATTTGGATTTGAAACAAGG aaaattatcccttttaatGAAGTCACATCTGTAAGAAGAGCAAAAGCAGCAGCTATTTTTCCTACCGCAATTGAAATAATAGCTGGGGAAAAGAAG TTTTTCTTTACATCTTTCCTGTCACGTGATGAAGCTTATAAGCTCATAAATGATGGTTGGTCTCAGAATAATCGTGACATCAAATCAATCGCAGATGAGCAG GAGTCCACTACAGGGTCAAATAGCCTAGAGAATGGATGTGCGATAGTTGAAAAGGTAGAGAGCTGCAGACAATCGGTGGATGAGTCAAACCTAATAGAAAG GGATAAAGATGGTTTGACACCAGACGATGTTGTACCCCAGGCTAATGGAGAGCCAGAAATTGTATCAACATCTATTCAGCAGCAAGACATTGCAGAAAACAATGTAGAAAATGTACAGAACATAGATTGTTCAGCATCTGGGAAGTCTCTGGCATGGGAGCTAGTGGATTATGATCCTCCACAGG TTCCTGAGGGCTTTACAATGGTAGCTGATTCCAAGTTTCCG GTCACAGTGGAGGAGTTTCTTGAGTTCTTTTTTTCCGATCAGGCGGTTGATTTTCAGGATTCTTTCCATAGAAAATGTGGAGATAGAG atTTTAAGCAGACTGAATGGCGTCCTCATGAAAAATCTGGGTATACTCGTGATGTGTCATTTCAACATCCAATTAAGATTTATTTTG GTGCAAAATTTGGTAGCTGCCAGGTAGTTCAGCAATATCGAGTTTACAAGAACTG TCATTTCATTCTTGAGACCTCCCAAGAGATTAGTGACGTGCCTTATGCTGACTACTTTCGTGTAGAG GGGCTTTGGCATGTCGAAAGAGATGGCGATGAATCTAAAAGGGGTTGCATTTTAAGGGTATATGTTAACGTGAACTTTTCCAAGAAAACTATGTGGAGAG GAAAGATAGTGCAGTCAACAATTGAAGAGAGTCGAGAAGCATATGCCACTTGGATAGACCTT GCACATCAGTTATTGAAGCAGAAGAACCTTGAAGTAAAAGAAG GTAACCTGATTCAAAGTAATCAAGCTCAGGGGAAAAAGGAAGAGAGAAATGTGGGGAGTCTAGAAAAGTCAAATGAAGCAGTGGAAGCGAATTTGTCTCGGGCCTTGCCGATTTCAAAGGATGTGTACCAACATCCAATTGTTCCCCCAGGCAGGGGCCACCCTGGCAGTGCATCAGTCGCTCCATTTAGCGACTTACTGGTGAAGTTCTACTCAGCActcaaaaatcaaaatcccGTATCCCTGTTTCTAGTTATTGGCATTGCTGTGATCCTCCTCCTAATGCAG GCAAGTATACTCACCTTGTTAAGCAGACCTCAGCAGATTCACGTGGTTCCACAGGCAGATTGGATGTATAGCATCAACAGAGGTGCAAGTGAAAGTGGGGGTGAAATTGCTTTGCTAGATAAGCAGATTACACATCTCAAGGAGGAGCTGCATATGGTTGAGACGCTGCTAGATAAGATGCAACATGAACATGCGCTGCTAAAATTAAGATTGAGTGATTTAGAGCGTAGTAGAAAACGGCAGAAATAA